Proteins encoded by one window of Rhizobium sp. NLR16a:
- a CDS encoding winged helix DNA-binding protein encodes MADECGQPEIGPIVSSSHLADGALPVLSELEFGLILAGNAFDRWMVRCMTAAGEPGCAAIDVLVLHSVAHRRRPKRLGDLCSVLGVEDTHLVIYALKKLEKRGLVKSARAGKEKLIIATDKGVETCLRYRAVREALLVESMKGLGLDAGSTSAVAAMLRALSGHYDQAARAAASL; translated from the coding sequence ATGGCAGATGAATGCGGGCAACCGGAAATCGGGCCGATCGTCTCCTCCTCGCATCTCGCCGACGGCGCGCTTCCCGTTCTGTCGGAACTGGAATTTGGGCTCATCCTCGCCGGCAATGCCTTCGACCGCTGGATGGTGCGCTGCATGACGGCGGCGGGCGAACCCGGCTGCGCTGCGATCGACGTGCTGGTGCTGCATTCGGTGGCGCACCGGCGGCGGCCGAAGCGGCTCGGCGATCTCTGCAGCGTGCTCGGCGTCGAGGATACGCATCTGGTGATTTATGCGCTCAAGAAGCTGGAAAAGCGCGGCCTCGTGAAAAGCGCGCGGGCAGGCAAGGAGAAGTTGATCATCGCTACCGACAAGGGCGTTGAAACCTGCCTGAGATACCGTGCGGTGCGCGAAGCGTTGCTGGTGGAATCAATGAAGGGGCTCGGGCTCGATGCCGGCTCGACATCGGCAGTGGCAGCGATGCTGAGGGCACTTTCCGGCCACTACGATCAAGCAGCAAGGGCCGCCGCCTCTTTATGA
- a CDS encoding TetR/AcrR family transcriptional regulator produces MSRTSSAKKSETSNEISATVSEDRIPPRERIVSTAVELFRERGIRGIGVDAIADAALTNKMTLYRHFGSKDELVCETLRRASEKANAIWCDLEAAHPGDPRAQLGAWVEMRAQCLNGEPAGCDLANAAIELKGEGHPAHEVIERHKAEQRDRLAALCSAAGAREPQLLADTLTLLLEGARVSRQTMGAAGCCGHFAKACRAAIASFT; encoded by the coding sequence ATGTCAAGGACTTCGTCCGCAAAAAAATCAGAAACTTCGAATGAAATCTCCGCAACCGTTTCAGAAGATCGCATCCCGCCGCGGGAGCGCATCGTCTCGACGGCCGTGGAGCTTTTCCGCGAGCGCGGCATCCGCGGCATTGGCGTCGATGCCATCGCCGACGCCGCCCTGACCAACAAGATGACGCTCTACCGGCATTTCGGCTCGAAGGACGAACTCGTCTGCGAGACGTTGCGGCGCGCCTCCGAAAAGGCCAATGCCATCTGGTGCGATCTGGAGGCCGCCCATCCCGGCGATCCCCGCGCCCAGCTCGGCGCCTGGGTGGAGATGCGGGCGCAGTGTCTGAACGGCGAGCCCGCTGGCTGCGATCTCGCCAACGCCGCCATCGAGCTCAAGGGGGAGGGTCATCCCGCCCATGAAGTGATCGAACGGCACAAGGCCGAACAACGCGATCGCCTCGCCGCGCTCTGTTCGGCAGCCGGTGCGCGCGAACCTCAACTTCTTGCCGATACGCTGACGCTGCTGCTCGAAGGCGCGCGCGTCAGTCGCCAAACGATGGGCGCCGCCGGCTGTTGCGGCCATTTCGCCAAGGCCTGCAGAGCAGCGATCGCTTCTTTCACCTGA
- a CDS encoding prepilin peptidase produces MLQMVNVTSSLAVFLFLYAAWTDFRTWKIPNAVVLALVTLCALRAVALILGSDDVGAALFASSGIGGDIAAGLLMFMLGVALWAFRLFGAGDAKLFLPIGLFIGWHGMMPFAVLLLVLGIVTLLVLRLPVPLAVAHLAFFIRIEEIRASRKIPYGVIMVFATLLTMALPMIRQQLQLR; encoded by the coding sequence ATGCTGCAAATGGTCAATGTTACTAGTTCTCTTGCAGTATTTCTTTTTCTCTACGCGGCCTGGACCGATTTCCGTACATGGAAAATCCCCAATGCCGTCGTGCTGGCGCTCGTAACACTTTGTGCACTGCGGGCAGTGGCCTTGATACTTGGCTCGGATGATGTCGGCGCGGCGCTGTTTGCCTCGAGTGGAATCGGCGGCGACATCGCGGCCGGTCTGCTGATGTTCATGCTTGGGGTGGCTCTCTGGGCGTTCCGCCTGTTTGGCGCAGGAGACGCCAAGCTTTTCCTGCCGATCGGCCTTTTTATCGGCTGGCACGGAATGATGCCGTTCGCGGTGCTGCTGCTTGTCCTCGGCATCGTGACGCTGCTGGTCCTGCGGCTGCCGGTGCCGCTGGCAGTCGCGCATCTCGCCTTTTTCATACGTATCGAGGAAATTCGGGCGAGCCGGAAGATACCCTATGGCGTCATCATGGTTTTCGCGACGCTCCTGACCATGGCTTTGCCCATGATCCGACAGCAGTTGCAGCTTCGGTGA
- the cpaB gene encoding Flp pilus assembly protein CpaB, with protein sequence MRSSTILSLVIAFVLAAAAVFGMRAYLSDQKARLLAMNGVKAEERTLVVAATPMRFGDRIRSENLRAIPWPSNETPAGSFVSIDLVVGNDAQPRYAMAAIDPGEPVLSSKITGTGERATLSAALDQGMKAVSIRVNDVLGVAGFVRPSDRVDVLLTRVVRGPAGNDQTFVDVLLQGVKVLAVDQTADERKDEPSVVKTVTFEVTTDEAQRLTLGSSIGTLSLALRNVASSSIEQTRPITVADLGGGAMATELGKDLEKKLPEPEKQVQIVEQRVEPVLPVEPKWVTVGVWNTTKREEHRVGLVQ encoded by the coding sequence ATGCGTTCTTCAACGATTTTAAGTCTCGTTATTGCATTTGTACTCGCCGCCGCCGCAGTTTTCGGGATGCGCGCGTATCTCTCCGATCAGAAGGCCCGACTGCTGGCGATGAACGGCGTGAAGGCCGAGGAAAGGACACTTGTGGTCGCCGCCACGCCAATGCGCTTCGGCGACCGGATTCGATCCGAAAACCTCAGGGCCATTCCCTGGCCCTCCAATGAAACACCCGCAGGCTCGTTCGTCAGCATCGATCTGGTCGTCGGCAACGATGCCCAGCCGCGTTATGCCATGGCGGCGATCGATCCGGGCGAGCCGGTTCTATCCTCGAAAATCACCGGTACCGGCGAACGCGCCACGCTGTCGGCGGCGCTCGACCAGGGCATGAAGGCGGTCTCCATCCGGGTCAACGACGTGCTCGGCGTTGCCGGGTTCGTAAGGCCTTCCGATCGCGTCGACGTGCTTCTGACGCGGGTCGTGCGCGGACCGGCCGGCAACGATCAGACCTTCGTCGACGTGCTGCTGCAAGGCGTCAAGGTGCTGGCGGTGGACCAGACGGCGGACGAGCGCAAGGACGAGCCATCCGTCGTCAAGACCGTGACCTTTGAGGTCACGACCGACGAGGCGCAGCGCCTTACCCTCGGCTCCAGTATCGGCACGCTCTCACTGGCGCTCCGCAATGTTGCCTCTTCCTCTATCGAGCAGACCCGGCCGATCACCGTCGCCGACCTCGGTGGCGGGGCGATGGCGACAGAACTGGGCAAGGATTTGGAAAAGAAGTTGCCAGAACCCGAGAAACAAGTGCAGATTGTGGAGCAAAGGGTCGAACCGGTGTTGCCGGTTGAGCCGAAGTGGGTGACAGTGGGGGTCTGGAACACGACGAAGCGCGAGGAGCACCGAGTCGGCCTGGTCCAGTGA
- a CDS encoding type II and III secretion system protein family protein: MASGKRRIAGTKSLAALAAVFSACVCLAPGFAGCANAQEKSVTLGESVQHVTLPPNETLTLNTGQPFGDLVIGSADMIDVVPLSDRSLFIRGKKIGATNISVYGEDKSLLGVIDIRVASDFSEVASAIRSAAPSARVRVINSNDRIRLTGFVRDGIELQRVMEIAQSYSDQPVLNQLRVSDSQQVMLEVRVIEASRQTGRDLGIGWSGHGNNGIGKATTSQGITVDDDGNLVRSLLDPKGAATGALPFGQLIAKVLEISGGHIDVVINALEQKGLVRRLAQPNLIAMSGSTASFHAGGEVPILKTTNNGTTVATETDYRPFGVRLTFKPVVLDDGLINLEIEPEVSELDPSINVNGNPGFISRAASTTVALRDGQSFALAGLLQSINAKDIQQLPGLGKIPVLGALFRSTSFQKKESDLVIVVTPHIVRPARPGEDLYSPLDQTRSSNDLELFALGVMEVDKDMLRRFRNGEGVTGPYGHRLDLNQGVQAVATKR, encoded by the coding sequence ATGGCGAGCGGCAAGAGAAGAATCGCAGGGACGAAAAGCCTTGCGGCATTAGCGGCAGTGTTTTCGGCCTGTGTGTGTTTGGCCCCTGGATTTGCCGGCTGCGCCAACGCACAGGAAAAGTCCGTCACTTTAGGCGAATCGGTCCAGCACGTGACGCTGCCTCCGAACGAGACGCTGACGCTCAATACCGGGCAGCCCTTCGGGGATCTCGTCATCGGCAGCGCCGATATGATCGACGTGGTGCCGCTTTCCGACCGCTCGCTGTTCATTCGCGGCAAAAAGATCGGCGCCACCAATATCTCGGTCTATGGCGAAGACAAGTCGCTTCTCGGCGTCATCGACATCCGCGTTGCCAGCGATTTTAGCGAAGTCGCCTCCGCCATTCGCTCTGCCGCGCCCTCGGCTCGGGTCAGGGTCATCAACTCCAACGATCGCATTCGCCTGACAGGCTTCGTCCGCGACGGCATCGAACTGCAGCGGGTGATGGAAATCGCCCAGTCCTATTCCGACCAACCGGTGCTGAACCAGTTGCGCGTCAGTGACAGCCAGCAGGTGATGCTGGAGGTCCGGGTCATCGAAGCCTCGCGCCAGACGGGTCGTGACCTCGGGATCGGTTGGTCCGGGCACGGCAACAACGGAATCGGCAAGGCAACGACCAGCCAGGGTATCACCGTGGACGATGACGGCAACCTGGTCCGTAGCCTCCTCGATCCCAAGGGTGCGGCAACGGGGGCGCTGCCCTTCGGCCAGTTGATCGCCAAGGTGCTGGAAATCTCGGGCGGCCACATCGACGTGGTGATCAACGCCCTCGAGCAGAAGGGACTGGTGCGTCGCCTGGCGCAGCCGAACCTCATCGCCATGAGCGGCTCGACCGCCAGCTTCCATGCCGGCGGTGAGGTGCCGATCCTGAAGACGACGAACAACGGCACGACGGTCGCCACCGAGACGGACTATCGCCCCTTCGGTGTGCGGCTGACCTTCAAGCCGGTGGTTCTTGATGATGGGCTGATCAATCTGGAGATCGAGCCTGAAGTTTCCGAACTCGATCCGTCGATCAACGTCAACGGCAATCCGGGCTTCATCTCGCGCGCGGCCAGCACCACGGTCGCGCTTCGCGACGGCCAGAGCTTTGCCTTGGCCGGCCTGCTGCAGTCGATCAATGCCAAGGACATCCAGCAATTGCCCGGCCTCGGAAAGATACCAGTGCTCGGCGCACTATTCCGTTCGACGAGTTTCCAGAAGAAGGAATCCGACCTCGTCATCGTCGTCACGCCGCACATCGTTCGACCGGCCCGCCCTGGCGAGGATCTCTACAGTCCGCTCGACCAGACGCGTTCGTCCAACGACCTCGAGCTTTTTGCGCTCGGTGTCATGGAAGTCGACAAGGACATGCTCCGACGCTTTCGCAATGGCGAAGGTGTGACTGGGCCCTATGGCCATCGTCTCGACCTGAACCAGGGAGTCCAAGCCGTTGCTACAAAACGCTAA
- a CDS encoding TadE/TadG family type IV pilus assembly protein produces the protein MLSRVVRRFWNDHRGYVIALTLIAMPMLLGFSLLIIDVGRSSNLHTDLQNAVDAMALAGARELDGRDDAITRAQTAIEKIANSAAFSGGGTGMSLGSNISVTYDAGNDAGSTVTVLFLKDIPANDDTSIPASMETTVASEASYAWVIAKPQAMQTIFPIPVGFTRDTINIAADAVAVYHASACDVTPIYICNPFEPVGNTSESASETAATALHTNFAAGNLYGRQIELHSTAASNPGPGNFGFLRTPLGNGASVLAEALATGNPGTCYTQDNLDTETGAKAGPVEDGVNTRFGFYSSSFNKANGDYRYRPAQNVRSAQSISGKGKKGCDTYDPVMVGAVVGDATKALPLGYGAGMTSLAGGKISSGNNWNYTTYWNVAQGTAAPSVSTVLSNYSSYPPQATGTPAQPSAYDVYRYELANAALINHASANGETGTPATGGQCYAGPDLSNYTAAEYGDRREIFSAIVNCGYEASVGHLNGHKATRAVAFARMFLTKPAIKDAGERYLSLEMIDITGKGGRGTLDEFLREESELVR, from the coding sequence ATGCTCAGCAGGGTTGTCAGACGGTTCTGGAACGATCATCGCGGCTATGTCATCGCCTTGACGCTCATCGCCATGCCAATGCTTCTCGGCTTTTCGCTGCTGATCATCGATGTCGGTCGCAGCAGCAACCTGCATACCGATCTCCAGAACGCCGTCGATGCGATGGCGCTGGCCGGGGCCCGCGAACTCGATGGCCGCGATGATGCCATTACGAGGGCGCAGACGGCGATCGAGAAAATCGCCAACAGCGCGGCCTTTTCCGGCGGCGGAACCGGCATGTCGCTTGGCTCGAATATCAGCGTGACCTATGACGCCGGCAACGATGCCGGAAGCACTGTTACCGTGCTTTTTCTGAAGGATATCCCGGCCAACGACGATACATCAATCCCGGCTTCGATGGAAACGACAGTGGCCAGCGAAGCGTCCTATGCCTGGGTCATCGCCAAGCCGCAAGCGATGCAGACGATCTTTCCGATCCCGGTCGGCTTTACCCGCGATACAATCAACATCGCCGCCGACGCCGTGGCGGTATATCACGCCAGTGCCTGCGACGTGACGCCGATCTACATCTGCAATCCGTTCGAGCCGGTGGGGAACACGAGTGAAAGCGCCAGCGAAACTGCAGCTACGGCCCTGCACACCAACTTTGCGGCCGGCAATCTCTACGGACGACAGATCGAGCTTCACAGCACCGCGGCATCCAATCCCGGTCCCGGCAATTTCGGCTTCCTGCGGACCCCCTTGGGCAATGGTGCGTCCGTGCTGGCGGAGGCTCTTGCCACCGGCAATCCCGGTACATGCTACACACAGGACAACCTCGATACAGAGACCGGCGCAAAGGCGGGGCCCGTCGAGGACGGGGTCAATACGCGCTTTGGCTTCTACTCCTCGTCGTTCAACAAGGCGAACGGAGATTATCGTTACCGGCCTGCCCAGAACGTGCGCTCCGCGCAGTCAATCAGCGGCAAGGGCAAGAAGGGCTGCGATACCTATGATCCAGTCATGGTCGGAGCCGTTGTCGGCGATGCGACCAAGGCCTTGCCGCTCGGCTATGGAGCGGGCATGACCTCGCTTGCCGGCGGCAAGATCAGCAGTGGCAACAATTGGAACTACACGACCTATTGGAATGTCGCGCAGGGCACGGCAGCGCCCTCGGTGAGCACGGTCCTCAGCAACTACTCCAGTTATCCCCCGCAGGCGACCGGAACGCCAGCACAGCCCTCCGCTTATGACGTCTATCGCTACGAGCTTGCAAACGCGGCTCTCATCAATCATGCCTCGGCGAATGGTGAGACCGGAACGCCGGCAACGGGTGGTCAGTGCTATGCCGGCCCGGACCTTTCGAACTATACGGCAGCCGAATATGGCGACCGCCGCGAGATTTTCTCGGCCATTGTCAATTGTGGCTATGAGGCTTCGGTCGGCCATCTGAACGGTCACAAGGCCACGCGCGCCGTTGCCTTCGCGCGCATGTTCCTGACCAAGCCGGCGATAAAGGATGCCGGCGAACGATACCTTTCCCTGGAGATGATCGACATCACCGGCAAGGGTGGTCGCGGTACGCTGGACGAATTCCTGCGGGAAGAATCGGAGCTGGTCAGATGA
- a CDS encoding TadE/TadG family type IV pilus assembly protein, whose amino-acid sequence MIAFRNFILHRLCLGFWRREEGAVLAEALLAIPFVTLFAAGILEFGSIFWQRMQIDAGLRDAGRYLSRCRPASGTYVPTCNQATAKTIAFYGTQTPAADAEPRVPGWNDPSDITISAPDADGNITISTAHLYQSSPVFAFLGLDAITISSFHEERYIGW is encoded by the coding sequence ATGATTGCGTTCCGCAATTTTATTCTGCATCGGCTTTGCCTCGGTTTCTGGCGGCGGGAGGAAGGCGCAGTGCTCGCCGAAGCGCTGCTCGCAATCCCCTTTGTGACGCTCTTTGCGGCTGGAATACTGGAGTTTGGCAGCATCTTCTGGCAGCGCATGCAGATCGACGCAGGCTTGCGCGATGCGGGGCGTTACCTTTCGCGCTGCCGACCGGCCTCGGGAACCTATGTGCCGACATGCAATCAGGCGACGGCCAAGACCATTGCTTTTTACGGAACGCAAACACCCGCGGCAGATGCTGAGCCCCGTGTCCCCGGCTGGAACGACCCTTCCGACATCACAATCAGTGCACCCGATGCGGACGGCAACATCACCATTTCCACTGCGCATCTCTATCAGAGTTCACCGGTATTCGCCTTTCTCGGACTCGACGCCATCACGATCAGTTCCTTCCATGAAGAGAGATACATCGGATGGTGA
- a CDS encoding TadE/TadG family type IV pilus assembly protein gives MVTSRAIKAFWQDSSGASLVEALLTFPIVMLVFAAFIEFGYAMSQWNQTVKALQYGARLAAVSDPLTTNFAAVFPVEAADPLNNGKATPNDATISSTCGPALANCSTAALNRIVLGSDGVCNAGTDPHPGICDLNWRITPDKLMVTYQRSGLGYWGRPDGPVLTMRLEVRDITFDLPILGGLLGLNDVTIPAHPVTITTEDLKTCSTC, from the coding sequence ATGGTGACCTCCAGGGCAATCAAGGCATTCTGGCAGGATAGCAGTGGCGCCAGCCTTGTCGAAGCATTGCTGACCTTTCCGATCGTCATGCTGGTCTTCGCCGCCTTCATCGAGTTCGGCTATGCCATGTCGCAGTGGAATCAGACAGTCAAGGCACTGCAATATGGTGCCCGACTGGCGGCCGTATCAGATCCGCTGACAACCAATTTCGCTGCCGTTTTCCCGGTCGAAGCTGCCGATCCGCTCAACAACGGCAAAGCGACGCCGAACGATGCCACGATATCCTCGACCTGCGGACCGGCTCTTGCGAACTGCAGCACGGCGGCATTGAACCGGATTGTCCTCGGAAGCGACGGCGTTTGCAACGCGGGAACCGATCCCCACCCGGGCATTTGCGACCTAAACTGGCGCATCACGCCGGATAAGCTGATGGTCACCTATCAGCGATCGGGGCTCGGCTATTGGGGCCGCCCGGACGGGCCGGTGCTGACGATGCGGCTGGAGGTGCGCGACATCACCTTCGATCTGCCGATCCTCGGCGGGCTGCTGGGACTGAACGACGTCACCATCCCGGCCCATCCGGTGACGATCACGACGGAAGACCTGAAGACCTGCTCAACCTGCTGA
- a CDS encoding pilus assembly protein, which yields MTAHMNIAASTKILVLSDDAAAASFMLDTFGSLSRYDVRHLSLKALGEKGRLDPTQFGLIVLDVDNGELLQQPELFAFRTRYRDVPLVVVSEDLPDDMLRLLFRLNGNDWLKKPLERRAMIDMISTHAPGTGASDSRVHAVVSAVGGAGASMIASSLAHVLAQPTKNSTPRIDLFDTDFCSGALGYYLNLVNDYDLKPVIANPSRVDLEFIDLVRKRHPGGFSLLSFKQPSVLLAPKGGELVLRMLDVAAFESDHTIVDIPYYDTPWKYEVLTSVNSIYIVTEMTVPALSHAKDLFSNLVRLRGSADQIFIVINKYRAKFFGLGLRRQQTEKIFKDIPTHVIADDWETLSEAVNRGVLPVQVNSRARFCGAVGKLGALVR from the coding sequence ATGACAGCGCACATGAACATTGCCGCATCCACCAAGATCCTGGTTCTCTCCGACGACGCGGCCGCAGCGAGCTTCATGCTCGATACATTCGGGTCGCTTTCGCGTTACGATGTCCGCCATCTCTCGCTGAAGGCGCTCGGAGAAAAGGGCCGACTCGATCCGACGCAGTTCGGACTGATCGTTCTCGACGTCGACAACGGGGAATTGCTGCAGCAACCGGAGCTCTTCGCGTTTCGCACCCGCTATCGGGACGTTCCGCTCGTCGTCGTCTCCGAAGACTTGCCGGACGACATGCTGCGGCTGCTCTTCCGCCTGAACGGCAATGACTGGCTGAAGAAGCCGCTCGAGCGCCGCGCCATGATCGACATGATTTCGACCCATGCGCCAGGCACGGGCGCCAGCGACAGCCGGGTGCATGCCGTGGTCTCAGCCGTCGGTGGCGCGGGCGCCAGCATGATCGCTTCGTCGCTCGCGCATGTGCTGGCCCAGCCGACCAAGAATTCCACGCCGAGGATCGACTTGTTCGACACGGATTTTTGTTCTGGGGCGCTCGGCTATTATCTCAATCTTGTCAACGACTACGACTTGAAACCGGTCATCGCCAATCCTTCCCGGGTCGATCTCGAATTCATCGATCTTGTCCGAAAGCGGCATCCGGGCGGCTTTTCACTGCTGTCCTTCAAGCAGCCGTCAGTCCTTCTGGCGCCGAAGGGCGGTGAACTCGTGCTGCGTATGCTCGACGTGGCCGCCTTTGAGAGCGACCACACGATCGTCGACATCCCCTATTATGACACGCCGTGGAAATACGAGGTGCTCACTTCGGTCAACAGCATCTATATCGTCACAGAAATGACGGTCCCCGCGCTTTCTCATGCGAAGGATTTGTTTTCAAACCTGGTGCGGCTGCGAGGAAGTGCGGATCAGATATTCATCGTCATCAACAAATACCGCGCCAAGTTTTTTGGCCTCGGCCTGCGCCGACAACAAACGGAGAAGATATTCAAGGACATCCCGACGCACGTCATTGCGGATGACTGGGAGACTTTGAGCGAGGCGGTCAACCGCGGAGTGCTGCCGGTTCAGGTGAATTCCCGTGCGCGCTTCTGCGGCGCGGTCGGTAAACTTGGAGCATTGGTGCGATGA
- a CDS encoding L,D-transpeptidase, whose protein sequence is MKAIDSGCIRSCVGLVFLAVLAVAGDAAAAGLVPRSLGPTTSTVVTIEKGYAAGTIVIVSANRTLDLVISDGRAIRYKIGVGRDGFRWSGTVKVGRKAEWPDWRPPAEMKARAAGLPDLVPAGPLNPLGARGIYLFKGGTDTLYRIHGTNEQSTVGDFASSGCFRMSNADVIDLYERVKVGSTVIVK, encoded by the coding sequence ATGAAGGCGATTGACAGTGGGTGCATAAGGTCCTGCGTCGGCCTTGTGTTTCTGGCCGTTCTGGCCGTCGCCGGGGATGCGGCGGCAGCCGGGCTAGTGCCGCGAAGCCTTGGGCCGACGACAAGCACGGTGGTGACGATCGAAAAAGGCTACGCGGCTGGAACGATCGTCATCGTCAGCGCGAACCGAACGCTGGATCTCGTCATCTCCGATGGACGGGCGATCCGTTACAAGATCGGCGTCGGACGAGATGGATTTCGCTGGAGCGGGACTGTCAAGGTTGGACGCAAGGCGGAGTGGCCCGACTGGCGCCCGCCTGCCGAGATGAAGGCGCGCGCAGCCGGGCTTCCGGACCTGGTGCCCGCCGGGCCGCTCAATCCCTTGGGCGCTCGCGGGATCTATCTCTTCAAGGGCGGGACCGACACGCTCTACCGCATTCATGGAACGAACGAGCAGTCGACGGTCGGCGATTTCGCGTCATCGGGCTGTTTTCGCATGAGCAATGCCGACGTCATCGATCTCTATGAGAGGGTGAAAGTCGGTTCCACGGTCATTGTAAAATAG
- a CDS encoding CpaF family protein, giving the protein MANGIMGRFYKHQQEPEIREHPEAAELSLVAAQNMPAQPVSVSSTVSGEEASLGPDLVSERVNLHRYLLDRINLGILDTLDNEEIATEIRPLVKDYIRNNNFPLNAKEINDLIRDITDEMLGLGPIEPLLADDTIADILINGYNSVYVERSGKLESTAVRFKDEDHLLRVINKIVSAVGRRVDESTPMVDARLKDGSRVNVAIRPISVDGPLVSIRKFTRKPLTLERLVQYGAMADAMRILLSAAVKGKVSMVISGGTGSGKTTLLNALSSQISPKERLITIEDAAELQLQQPHVGRLETRPPTLDGRNEIRQRELLKNALRMRPDRIIVGEVRGDEAFDMLQAMNTGHEGSMTTIHANTPRDAVGRLEQMVGMAGMPMSQLSIRSQISSAITVIVQVQRLSDGSRKVVSISEITGMEGEVVQMQEIMKFKKINTDEGGRIHGEFRATGIRPRFVEEFAELGIEIPVAIFDPGKPLQTGPVQ; this is encoded by the coding sequence ATGGCGAACGGCATCATGGGGCGTTTCTACAAGCATCAGCAGGAGCCTGAAATCCGCGAACATCCGGAGGCGGCCGAACTGTCACTCGTCGCAGCGCAGAACATGCCTGCCCAACCGGTCTCTGTCAGCAGCACGGTGAGTGGCGAAGAAGCTTCGCTTGGGCCGGACCTGGTTTCCGAGCGGGTCAATCTGCACCGCTACCTGCTCGATCGCATCAACCTCGGGATTCTCGACACGCTCGACAACGAGGAGATCGCCACCGAGATCCGACCGCTGGTCAAGGATTACATCCGCAATAACAACTTTCCGCTGAATGCCAAGGAAATCAATGATCTGATTCGCGATATCACCGACGAGATGCTCGGGCTGGGGCCGATCGAGCCGCTGCTGGCCGACGACACGATCGCGGATATTCTCATCAACGGCTACAACAGCGTCTATGTCGAGCGGAGCGGCAAGCTCGAGAGCACCGCCGTGCGGTTCAAGGACGAGGACCATCTGCTTCGGGTGATCAACAAGATCGTCTCGGCCGTCGGTCGCCGCGTCGACGAGTCGACGCCGATGGTCGACGCCCGCCTCAAGGATGGCTCGCGTGTCAACGTTGCCATCAGGCCGATCTCGGTCGATGGACCGCTCGTTTCCATTCGCAAATTCACCCGCAAGCCGCTGACATTGGAGCGCCTGGTGCAATATGGCGCCATGGCCGATGCGATGCGCATCCTTCTCAGCGCTGCGGTCAAGGGCAAGGTGTCGATGGTGATTTCAGGCGGCACCGGTTCCGGCAAGACCACCTTGCTCAACGCTCTCTCGTCCCAGATTTCTCCAAAGGAGCGCCTGATCACCATCGAGGATGCGGCCGAACTGCAACTGCAGCAGCCCCATGTCGGGCGCTTGGAAACCCGACCGCCGACGCTCGACGGACGCAACGAGATCCGCCAACGCGAACTTCTGAAAAACGCCCTGCGCATGCGCCCCGACCGCATCATCGTCGGCGAAGTCCGCGGCGACGAGGCATTCGACATGCTGCAGGCGATGAATACCGGTCACGAGGGGTCGATGACGACGATTCACGCCAACACGCCCCGCGACGCCGTCGGCCGGCTTGAGCAGATGGTCGGCATGGCCGGGATGCCGATGTCGCAGTTGAGTATTCGCTCGCAGATCTCGTCCGCCATCACCGTCATCGTGCAGGTACAGCGCCTGAGCGACGGCAGCCGCAAAGTTGTCTCGATCTCCGAGATCACCGGCATGGAGGGCGAAGTCGTGCAGATGCAGGAGATTATGAAATTCAAGAAAATCAACACCGATGAAGGTGGGCGGATCCATGGAGAATTCCGCGCCACCGGCATCCGGCCGCGGTTCGTCGAGGAATTTGCCGAACTCGGGATCGAGATCCCTGTGGCGATTTTCGATCCCGGTAAACCGCTGCAAACGGGACCTGTTCAATGA